A genomic window from Populus nigra chromosome 7, ddPopNigr1.1, whole genome shotgun sequence includes:
- the LOC133699323 gene encoding AP-2 complex subunit alpha-1-like isoform X2 — translation MALSGMRGLSVFISDIRNCQNKEQERLRVDKELGNIRTRFKSEKGLTHYEKKKYVWKMLYIHMLGYDVDFGHMEAVSLISAPKYPEKQVGYIVTSSLLNENHDFLRLAINTVRNDIIGRNETFQCLALTMVGNIGGREFAESLAPDVQKLLISSSCRPLVRKKAALCLLRLYRKNPDVVNIDGWADRMAQLLDERDLGVLTSSTSLLVALVSNNHEAYWSCLPKCVKILERLARNQDIPQEYTYYGIPSPWLQVKAMRALQYFPTIEDPNVRRSLFEVLQRILMGTDVVKNVNKNNASHAVLFEALALVMHLDAEKEMMSQCVALLGKFIAVREPNIRYLGLENMSRMLMVTDVQDIIKRHQAQIITSLKDPDISIRRRALDLLYGMCDVSNAKDIVEELLQYLSSADFAMREELSLKAAILAEKFAPDLSWYVDVILQLIDKAGDFVSDDIWFRVVQFVTNNEDLQPYAAAKAREYLDKPAIHETMVKVSAYLLGEYSHLLARRPGCSPKEIFSVIHEKLPTVSTTTIPILLSTYAKILMHTQPADPELQKFVWAIFSKYESCIDVEIQQRAVEYFALSRKGAALMDILAEMPKFPERQSALLKKAEDAEVDSADQSAIKLRAQQQMSNALVVTDQQPANGAPQIVGELSLVKIPSMSDDHTSADQGLSQENGTLTTVDPQPASGDLLGDLLGPLAIEGPPGAVQSEPNAVSGLEGVPSSADYAAIVPVGEQTNTVQPIGNINERFYALCLKDSGVLYEDPNIQIGIKAEWRAHQGRLVLFLGNKNTSPLVSVQALILPPVHLKIELSLVPETIPPRAQVQCPLELMNLHPSRDVGVLDFSYKFGTNMVNVKLRLPAVLNKFLQPISVSAEEFFPQWRSLSGPPLKLQEVVRGVRPMPLIEMTNLFNSLRLTVCPGLDPNPNNLVASTTFYSESTRPMLCLIRIETDPADLTQLRMTVASGDPTLTFELKEFIKEQLVSIPTASRPPAPAPPAAQPTNPAALTDPGALLAGLL, via the exons ATGGCGTTATCAGGCATGAGAGGTCTCTCTGTCTTTATAAGCGATATTCGAAATTGTCAAAACAAAGAGCAAGAAAGGCTTCGCGTTGATAAAGAGCTTGGCAATATCCGTACTCGTTTCAAAAGCGAAAAg GGTTTGACTCAttatgaaaagaagaaatatgTTTGGAAAATGCTTTACATTCACATGCTAGGCTATGATGTAGATTTTGGTCACATGGAAGCTGTTTCCTTAATATCTGCGCCGAAGTACCCTGAAAAGCAG GTTGGGTACATAGTGACATCATCTTTGCTAAATGAGAACCATGATTTTCTGAGATTAGCAATAAATACAGTGCGCAATGATATTATTGGTCGGAATGAAACTTTTCAGTGCCTGGCTTTGACTATG GTTGGGAATATTGGTGGAAGAGAATTTGCTGAATCTTTGGCACCAGATGTTCAAAAGTTACTC ATTTCTAGTAGCTGCAGGCCGCTTGTGAGAAAGAAGGCTGCATTATGTTTGCTGCGCTTGTACAGAAAAAATCCAGATGTCGTCAATATAGATGGCTG GGCGGATCGGATGGCACAACTGCTAGATGAACGTGATCTTGGTGTTCTGACGTCTTCTACGAGCCTTCTTGTTGCTTTAGTGTCAAATAACCATGAGGCATACTGGAGTTGTCTACCAAAGTGTGTTAAGATATTGGAGCGACTTGCGAGGAACCAAGATATCCCACAAGAATACACTTATTATGGTATCCCATCTCCTTGGCTTCAG GTTAAGGCAATGAGGGCGCTTCAGTACTTTCCAACTATTGAAGATCCTAATGTTAGAAGATCCTTGTTTGAG GTCTTACAGCGGATACTAATGGGAACTGATGTtgtaaaaaatgtaaataagaACAATGCATCACATGCTGTTCTCTTTGAAGCCCTTGCTCTT GTAATGCATCTTGATGCTGAAAAGGAGATGATGTCTCAGTGTGTTGCCCTTCTTGGCAAGTTTATTGCTGTACGTGAACCAAATATCCGATATCTTGGCTTG GAGAATATGAGTCGGATGTTGATGGTTACAGATGTGCAAGATATCATTAAAAGACATCAGGCACAGATCATTACCTCGTTGAAAGATCCTGACATCAG TATCCGTCGGCGTGCTCTTGATTTACTCTATGGTATGTGTGATGTTTCAAATGCAAAGGACATAGTGGAAGAACTGTTGCAG TATCTTAGCTCAGCAGATTTTGCAATGCGTGAGGAGCTGTCTCTTAAAGCTGCCATTCTTGCCGAAAAGTTTGCTCCTGATTTGTCTTG GTATGTGGATGTGATACTTCAATTGATTGACAAGGCAGGGGATTTTGTCAGTGATGATATATGGTTTCGTGTTGTGCAGTTTGTTACAAACAATGAAGACCTACAG CCTTATGCAGCAGCAAAAGCCAGAGAGTATCTTGACAAGCCTGCCATACATGAGACCATGGTCAAG GTCAGTGCATATCTCCTTGGAGAATACAGCCACCTTTTGGCCAGAAGGCCTGGTTGTAGTCCAAAGGAAATATTTAGTGTCATACACGAGAAGCTCCCTACTGTATC AACTACAACCATTCCAATTCTTCTTTCCACATATGCTAAGATCTTAATGCACACTCAACCTGCGGACCCAGAACTACAAAAATTTGTCTGGGCAATATTTAGCAA ATATGAGAGTTGCATTGATGTTGAGATACAACAACGAGCAGTTGAGTATTTTGCATTAAGTAGGAAGGGTGCAGCTCTAATGGACATTTTGGCTGAAATGCCTAAATTCCCTGAGCGTCAG TCTGCATTGTTAAAAAAAGCTGAGGATGCTGAAGTAGATTCTGCAGATCAAAGTGCTATTAAGTTGCGAGCACAGCAGCAAATGTCTAATGCATTGGTTGTAACAGACCAACAGCCTGCTAATGGGGCACCTCAAATTGTTGGCGAGCTTAGTCTAGTAAAAATTCCCAGCATGAGTGACGAT CATACTTCGGCAGACCAAGGATTGTCCCAGGAAAATGGGACTTTGACTACAGTAGATCCTCAACCTGCTTCAGGAGATCTCCTAGGTGATCTCCTGGGTCCACTGGCTATTGAAGGACCTCCTGGAGCTGTCCAATCTGAGCCAAATGCAGTTTCTGGACTGGAAGGGGTTCCAAGTTCAGCGGACTATGCAGCCATTGTTCCTGTAGGAGAGCAAACCAATACTGTTCAG CCAATTGGAAATATCAACGAAAGATTTTATGCTTTGTGCTTGAAGGATAGTGGTGTTTTATATGAGGATCCAAACATTCAG ATTGGTATTAAAGCAGAGTGGCGAGCGCATCAAGGGCGTCTTGTCCTTTTCTTGGGAAACAAAAACACTTCTCCACTTGTTTCTGTTCAGGCTCTGATACTACCTCCTGTCCATTTAAAAATAGAGCTCTCCTTAGTACCTGAAACTATTCCTCCACGGGCACAG GTGCAATGCCCGCTTGAATTAATGAATCTCCACCCAAGCAGGGATGTTGGTGTTCTTGACTTCTCTTACAAGTTTGGTACAAACATG GTCAATGTCAAGCTTCGGCTTCCAGCTGTTCTAAACAAATTTCTACAGCCTATTTCAGTATCTGCTGAAGAGTTTTTCCCACAATGGAGATCACTTTCAGGACCACCACTGAAGCTTCAAGAAGTA GTTAGAGGCGTTAGGCCAATGCCTCTCATTGAAATGACAAATCTATTTAACAGTTTGAGGTTGACAGTTTGTCCGGGGCTT GATCCAAACCCCAACAACCTGGTTGCAAGTACAACTTTTTACTCGGAGAGTACACGGCCCATGCTTTGCTTG ATAAGAATCGAAACAGACCCGGCAGATCTAACGCAGTTGCGGATGACGGTTGCCTCAGGGGACCCAACACTGACATTTGA GCTCAAGGAGTTTATCAAAGAACAATTAGTTAGTATTCCTACAGCATCACGTCCACCTGCACCGGCACCACCAGCAGCTCAGCCAACCAATCCGGCAGCTTTGACAGATCCCGGGGCTCTGCTGGCTGGTTTGCTGTAA
- the LOC133699323 gene encoding AP-2 complex subunit alpha-1-like isoform X1, with amino-acid sequence MALSGMRGLSVFISDIRNCQNKEQERLRVDKELGNIRTRFKSEKGLTHYEKKKYVWKMLYIHMLGYDVDFGHMEAVSLISAPKYPEKQVGYIVTSSLLNENHDFLRLAINTVRNDIIGRNETFQCLALTMVGNIGGREFAESLAPDVQKLLISSSCRPLVRKKAALCLLRLYRKNPDVVNIDGWADRMAQLLDERDLGVLTSSTSLLVALVSNNHEAYWSCLPKCVKILERLARNQDIPQEYTYYGIPSPWLQVKAMRALQYFPTIEDPNVRRSLFEVLQRILMGTDVVKNVNKNNASHAVLFEALALVMHLDAEKEMMSQCVALLGKFIAVREPNIRYLGLENMSRMLMVTDVQDIIKRHQAQIITSLKDPDISIRRRALDLLYGMCDVSNAKDIVEELLQYLSSADFAMREELSLKAAILAEKFAPDLSWYVDVILQLIDKAGDFVSDDIWFRVVQFVTNNEDLQPYAAAKAREYLDKPAIHETMVKVSAYLLGEYSHLLARRPGCSPKEIFSVIHEKLPTVSTTTIPILLSTYAKILMHTQPADPELQKFVWAIFSKYESCIDVEIQQRAVEYFALSRKGAALMDILAEMPKFPERQSALLKKAEDAEVDSADQSAIKLRAQQQMSNALVVTDQQPANGAPQIVGELSLVKIPSMSDDQHTSADQGLSQENGTLTTVDPQPASGDLLGDLLGPLAIEGPPGAVQSEPNAVSGLEGVPSSADYAAIVPVGEQTNTVQPIGNINERFYALCLKDSGVLYEDPNIQIGIKAEWRAHQGRLVLFLGNKNTSPLVSVQALILPPVHLKIELSLVPETIPPRAQVQCPLELMNLHPSRDVGVLDFSYKFGTNMVNVKLRLPAVLNKFLQPISVSAEEFFPQWRSLSGPPLKLQEVVRGVRPMPLIEMTNLFNSLRLTVCPGLDPNPNNLVASTTFYSESTRPMLCLIRIETDPADLTQLRMTVASGDPTLTFELKEFIKEQLVSIPTASRPPAPAPPAAQPTNPAALTDPGALLAGLL; translated from the exons ATGGCGTTATCAGGCATGAGAGGTCTCTCTGTCTTTATAAGCGATATTCGAAATTGTCAAAACAAAGAGCAAGAAAGGCTTCGCGTTGATAAAGAGCTTGGCAATATCCGTACTCGTTTCAAAAGCGAAAAg GGTTTGACTCAttatgaaaagaagaaatatgTTTGGAAAATGCTTTACATTCACATGCTAGGCTATGATGTAGATTTTGGTCACATGGAAGCTGTTTCCTTAATATCTGCGCCGAAGTACCCTGAAAAGCAG GTTGGGTACATAGTGACATCATCTTTGCTAAATGAGAACCATGATTTTCTGAGATTAGCAATAAATACAGTGCGCAATGATATTATTGGTCGGAATGAAACTTTTCAGTGCCTGGCTTTGACTATG GTTGGGAATATTGGTGGAAGAGAATTTGCTGAATCTTTGGCACCAGATGTTCAAAAGTTACTC ATTTCTAGTAGCTGCAGGCCGCTTGTGAGAAAGAAGGCTGCATTATGTTTGCTGCGCTTGTACAGAAAAAATCCAGATGTCGTCAATATAGATGGCTG GGCGGATCGGATGGCACAACTGCTAGATGAACGTGATCTTGGTGTTCTGACGTCTTCTACGAGCCTTCTTGTTGCTTTAGTGTCAAATAACCATGAGGCATACTGGAGTTGTCTACCAAAGTGTGTTAAGATATTGGAGCGACTTGCGAGGAACCAAGATATCCCACAAGAATACACTTATTATGGTATCCCATCTCCTTGGCTTCAG GTTAAGGCAATGAGGGCGCTTCAGTACTTTCCAACTATTGAAGATCCTAATGTTAGAAGATCCTTGTTTGAG GTCTTACAGCGGATACTAATGGGAACTGATGTtgtaaaaaatgtaaataagaACAATGCATCACATGCTGTTCTCTTTGAAGCCCTTGCTCTT GTAATGCATCTTGATGCTGAAAAGGAGATGATGTCTCAGTGTGTTGCCCTTCTTGGCAAGTTTATTGCTGTACGTGAACCAAATATCCGATATCTTGGCTTG GAGAATATGAGTCGGATGTTGATGGTTACAGATGTGCAAGATATCATTAAAAGACATCAGGCACAGATCATTACCTCGTTGAAAGATCCTGACATCAG TATCCGTCGGCGTGCTCTTGATTTACTCTATGGTATGTGTGATGTTTCAAATGCAAAGGACATAGTGGAAGAACTGTTGCAG TATCTTAGCTCAGCAGATTTTGCAATGCGTGAGGAGCTGTCTCTTAAAGCTGCCATTCTTGCCGAAAAGTTTGCTCCTGATTTGTCTTG GTATGTGGATGTGATACTTCAATTGATTGACAAGGCAGGGGATTTTGTCAGTGATGATATATGGTTTCGTGTTGTGCAGTTTGTTACAAACAATGAAGACCTACAG CCTTATGCAGCAGCAAAAGCCAGAGAGTATCTTGACAAGCCTGCCATACATGAGACCATGGTCAAG GTCAGTGCATATCTCCTTGGAGAATACAGCCACCTTTTGGCCAGAAGGCCTGGTTGTAGTCCAAAGGAAATATTTAGTGTCATACACGAGAAGCTCCCTACTGTATC AACTACAACCATTCCAATTCTTCTTTCCACATATGCTAAGATCTTAATGCACACTCAACCTGCGGACCCAGAACTACAAAAATTTGTCTGGGCAATATTTAGCAA ATATGAGAGTTGCATTGATGTTGAGATACAACAACGAGCAGTTGAGTATTTTGCATTAAGTAGGAAGGGTGCAGCTCTAATGGACATTTTGGCTGAAATGCCTAAATTCCCTGAGCGTCAG TCTGCATTGTTAAAAAAAGCTGAGGATGCTGAAGTAGATTCTGCAGATCAAAGTGCTATTAAGTTGCGAGCACAGCAGCAAATGTCTAATGCATTGGTTGTAACAGACCAACAGCCTGCTAATGGGGCACCTCAAATTGTTGGCGAGCTTAGTCTAGTAAAAATTCCCAGCATGAGTGACGAT CAGCATACTTCGGCAGACCAAGGATTGTCCCAGGAAAATGGGACTTTGACTACAGTAGATCCTCAACCTGCTTCAGGAGATCTCCTAGGTGATCTCCTGGGTCCACTGGCTATTGAAGGACCTCCTGGAGCTGTCCAATCTGAGCCAAATGCAGTTTCTGGACTGGAAGGGGTTCCAAGTTCAGCGGACTATGCAGCCATTGTTCCTGTAGGAGAGCAAACCAATACTGTTCAG CCAATTGGAAATATCAACGAAAGATTTTATGCTTTGTGCTTGAAGGATAGTGGTGTTTTATATGAGGATCCAAACATTCAG ATTGGTATTAAAGCAGAGTGGCGAGCGCATCAAGGGCGTCTTGTCCTTTTCTTGGGAAACAAAAACACTTCTCCACTTGTTTCTGTTCAGGCTCTGATACTACCTCCTGTCCATTTAAAAATAGAGCTCTCCTTAGTACCTGAAACTATTCCTCCACGGGCACAG GTGCAATGCCCGCTTGAATTAATGAATCTCCACCCAAGCAGGGATGTTGGTGTTCTTGACTTCTCTTACAAGTTTGGTACAAACATG GTCAATGTCAAGCTTCGGCTTCCAGCTGTTCTAAACAAATTTCTACAGCCTATTTCAGTATCTGCTGAAGAGTTTTTCCCACAATGGAGATCACTTTCAGGACCACCACTGAAGCTTCAAGAAGTA GTTAGAGGCGTTAGGCCAATGCCTCTCATTGAAATGACAAATCTATTTAACAGTTTGAGGTTGACAGTTTGTCCGGGGCTT GATCCAAACCCCAACAACCTGGTTGCAAGTACAACTTTTTACTCGGAGAGTACACGGCCCATGCTTTGCTTG ATAAGAATCGAAACAGACCCGGCAGATCTAACGCAGTTGCGGATGACGGTTGCCTCAGGGGACCCAACACTGACATTTGA GCTCAAGGAGTTTATCAAAGAACAATTAGTTAGTATTCCTACAGCATCACGTCCACCTGCACCGGCACCACCAGCAGCTCAGCCAACCAATCCGGCAGCTTTGACAGATCCCGGGGCTCTGCTGGCTGGTTTGCTGTAA